From a region of the Triticum aestivum cultivar Chinese Spring chromosome 7D, IWGSC CS RefSeq v2.1, whole genome shotgun sequence genome:
- the LOC123168416 gene encoding protein STRICTOSIDINE SYNTHASE-LIKE 10 translates to MDMEEARQCRSAIFLTSFLSLAFLIWPIPMPAATKEMRSIYAGTRVKLVRLGRPAFGPESLAFDHRGGGPYTGVSNGRILQWKGNRRHLGWTEFAHNYKHRTVVECAAKKKLVEPDGSCGRPLGLQFHRASGDMYIADAYLGLMRVGRGGGLAEVVATEAGGVPFKFLNGVDIDQETGDVYFTDSSTIYQRSEYLLVVLSGDATGRLMRYDPRTGDITVLRSGLAFPNGVAISADRTHLIVAETSPCRLLRHWLHGPMAGETEVLVELPGYPDNVRPDGGDRRGYWVGFNRDKQWEENGTTANSMSAVRVDVTRDAKNGTVAVALRGYGDATVSEVVERNGSLWIGSIDTPYIGLLKLAPL, encoded by the exons ATGGATATGGAGGAGGCCAGGCAATGTCGTTCTGCCATCTTCCTCAcgtccttcctctccctcgccttTCTCATATGGCCGATTCCAATGCCGGCCGCCACCAAGGAGATGAGGTCCATCTACGCCGGCACGAGGGTCAAGCTGGTACGGTTGGGCCGGCCGGCGTTCGGCCCTGAGAGCCTCGCTTTTGACCACCGTGGCGGTGGCCCGTACACCGGGGTTTCCAATGGCCGCATCCTCCAGTGGAAGGGCAATCGCCgccacctcggctggaccgagtTCGCCCACAATTACAAGCATAG GACCGTGGTGGAGTGCGCAGCGAAGAAGAAGCTGGTGGAGCCCGATGGCTCGTGCGGGCGGCCGCTGGGCCTGCAATTCCACCGTGCGTCCGGTGACATGTACATCGCCGACGCGTACCTGGGGCTGATGAGAGTGGGGCGAGGCGGCGGGCTGGCAGAGGTGGTTGCCACGGAGGCCGGCGGCGTGCCCTTCAAGTTCCTCAACGGGGTGGACATCGACCAGGAGACCGGGGACGTCTACTTCACGGACAGCAGCACCATCTACCAACGGAG TGAGTATCTGCTGGTGGTGCTGAGCGGCGACGCGACGGGGCGGCTCATGAGGTACGACCCACGGACGGGTGACATCACCGTGCTCAGGTCCGGCCTGGCCTTCCCCAACGGCGTGGCCATCAGCGCCGACCGTACACACCTCATCGTCGCCGAGACGTCGCCATGCAGGCTTCTCCGACACTGGCTGCACGGACCCATGGCAGGGGAGACTGAGGTGCTTGTTGAGCTGCCGGGGTACCCAGACAACGTGCGGCCCGACGGAGGCGACCGGCGCGGGTACTGGGTGGGATTTAACCGAGACAAGCAGTGGGAAGAGAACGGGACCACAGCCAACTCCATGAGCGCCGTCAGGGTCGACGTCACCCGAGACGCCAAGAACGGCACGGTGGCTGTGGCGTTGCGTGGGTACGGTGACGCCACGGTTAGCGAGGTGGTGGAGCGGAACGGGTCTCTGTGGATCGGCTCCATCGACACGCCCTACATCGGCCTCTTGAAGCTTGCACCTCTCTAA